The following proteins are co-located in the Roseiconus lacunae genome:
- a CDS encoding serine/threonine protein kinase → MSTLSPEKFLELVEKSRLVDPAKQQRLVEKIREQLDGKLPGDAKTLARVFEKKGLLTDWHLEKLLAGKYKGFFLGKYKLLGHIGTGGMSSVYLAEHTGLHDRRAIKVLPKKRVADSSYLARFQLEAKAIASLNHPNIVLAHDIDNEGDVHYIVMEYVDGLDLQALVKRDGPLDPSTAADVIAQAARGLSHAHSKGIIHRDVKPANLLLDSNNVVRLLDMGLALMGAEDDESLTVANNENVLGTADYLAPEQALNSHSVDHRADIYGLGCTMYFVLTGQPPFNQGTLAQRIAMHQKEMPKAIRQLRADVPGELEGICVKMIQKDPKFRYQTADDVAEVLEKYVAKVPRGQKVTIGLGDKPQFIDDGSSSISLDDADLRPNTGGDTVSNKNNDTLASSRSRLIQGEGLSASDSGKMVNVARRDFDFNEGSFLDLQVESGYAGGRTPHGSHPGSRSGVGGRSGVRVGEESGVRGPKSRKPQRQPGMDKWLIGSLLLAFFIVAVGLGFILAKATSQ, encoded by the coding sequence ATGTCCACCTTGTCTCCTGAAAAGTTCTTGGAACTGGTCGAGAAAAGTCGCTTGGTCGATCCGGCCAAACAGCAGCGGCTGGTGGAGAAGATTCGCGAACAACTTGATGGGAAGTTGCCGGGGGACGCAAAAACGTTGGCTCGCGTTTTTGAAAAGAAGGGGTTATTGACCGATTGGCACCTCGAGAAATTGCTTGCCGGAAAATACAAAGGTTTCTTTCTGGGCAAATACAAGCTGCTCGGTCATATCGGCACCGGAGGGATGAGCAGCGTTTATCTGGCCGAGCACACGGGACTGCACGATCGCCGTGCGATCAAGGTACTGCCGAAAAAACGCGTTGCCGATTCGTCCTACTTGGCGCGGTTTCAATTGGAAGCCAAGGCGATCGCGTCGCTGAACCATCCTAACATTGTGCTCGCGCACGACATCGACAACGAGGGTGACGTCCATTACATCGTGATGGAATACGTCGACGGACTGGACCTGCAGGCGTTGGTCAAACGTGACGGTCCACTTGATCCGTCAACCGCCGCCGACGTGATCGCCCAAGCCGCACGTGGACTGTCGCATGCCCATTCCAAAGGCATCATTCACCGCGACGTCAAACCGGCCAACCTGTTGCTCGATTCGAACAACGTCGTTCGATTGCTGGACATGGGGCTGGCATTGATGGGAGCCGAAGATGACGAATCACTGACCGTTGCGAACAACGAAAATGTCTTGGGGACGGCCGATTATTTGGCCCCCGAACAGGCGCTCAACAGTCACTCGGTCGATCATCGCGCCGACATTTATGGGCTCGGCTGCACGATGTATTTCGTACTGACCGGCCAACCACCCTTCAATCAAGGGACGTTGGCGCAGCGGATCGCAATGCATCAAAAGGAGATGCCCAAGGCGATTCGCCAATTGCGCGCGGATGTTCCCGGTGAACTCGAAGGCATCTGTGTCAAGATGATCCAAAAGGATCCAAAGTTTCGTTATCAAACAGCGGATGACGTCGCCGAGGTGCTCGAAAAATATGTCGCCAAGGTGCCCCGAGGCCAAAAGGTCACGATCGGACTTGGTGACAAACCCCAGTTTATCGACGACGGGTCTTCGTCGATTTCACTCGATGACGCGGATCTGCGTCCCAACACCGGGGGCGACACGGTTTCGAATAAGAACAATGATACCTTGGCGAGCAGCCGTAGTCGTTTGATCCAAGGCGAAGGGCTAAGTGCGAGTGACAGCGGTAAAATGGTCAACGTTGCCCGCCGTGATTTCGATTTCAACGAAGGCAGTTTTCTGGATCTACAGGTCGAATCGGGGTATGCCGGCGGGCGAACTCCACACGGATCTCACCCCGGTAGCCGATCTGGTGTCGGTGGGCGGTCGGGGGTTCGCGTCGGCGAGGAGTCCGGAGTTCGCGGGCCAAAGAGTCGCAAGCCACAGCGACAGCCCGGCATGGACAAGTGGTTGATCGGGTCACTGCTGCTGGCGTTTTTCATTGTCGCCGTCGGACTCGGTTTCATTCTTGCCAAAGCGACATCGCAGTAG
- a CDS encoding DUF429 domain-containing protein: MVNAAIGKPTKSHPPGCQPGVKPEKEKVLSAVSSIPINTVMGIDYSGAAKSGRTAWAAELFWLGKGDLTEKLDHPTPRFRLVSLQPLGRLAAGDDRKRVNAYLTDRIRIQKETLWGCDFPFGLPIELALGSWNAQLKHTQQFDGNAKEFGLSLVERSLQQTGSLHVRRTTDKETKTPFDCYHYRIIYQTFHGMRDVLSNLQREPNVAILPFQYRRMTNPSLSSILVEACPSSTLKRLKLPYRGYKQSGGQLPTKSQRAVRREILAVLSQYVDISAHRRRCLLSDPGGDALDAVLAGFGAWSAFRRVNHSQIAAHRRYPREGYVYC; this comes from the coding sequence GTGGTCAACGCAGCTATCGGTAAGCCAACGAAATCCCATCCCCCCGGCTGCCAGCCGGGGGTGAAACCGGAAAAAGAAAAGGTTCTCTCGGCGGTTTCGTCGATCCCGATCAATACCGTGATGGGAATCGACTACAGCGGCGCGGCCAAAAGCGGGAGGACCGCCTGGGCCGCGGAACTGTTCTGGTTAGGAAAGGGCGATCTGACGGAAAAGCTCGACCACCCCACCCCTCGATTTCGACTCGTTTCGCTGCAACCGCTCGGACGACTTGCCGCCGGTGATGATCGTAAACGGGTCAACGCGTACCTGACAGACCGAATTCGGATCCAAAAGGAAACACTGTGGGGATGCGATTTTCCGTTCGGACTGCCGATCGAACTCGCACTCGGAAGTTGGAACGCCCAACTTAAACACACCCAACAATTCGACGGAAACGCCAAAGAATTTGGATTGTCACTGGTCGAGCGATCGCTGCAACAGACCGGATCGCTACACGTTCGCCGCACCACCGACAAAGAAACCAAGACGCCCTTTGATTGCTACCACTACCGGATCATTTACCAAACGTTCCATGGGATGCGTGACGTCTTATCCAACCTTCAGCGTGAACCCAACGTTGCGATCCTTCCATTTCAATACAGGCGAATGACGAACCCTTCGCTCAGTTCGATTCTTGTCGAAGCATGCCCTTCGTCAACGCTCAAACGGCTTAAACTGCCGTATCGAGGTTACAAACAGTCGGGCGGCCAATTGCCGACGAAATCACAGCGTGCCGTTCGCCGCGAAATCCTCGCGGTGCTTTCACAGTACGTCGACATCTCCGCCCATCGCCGCCGCTGTTTACTCAGCGATCCGGGCGGTGACGCATTGGACGCCGTGCTCGCCGGTTTCGGTGCCTGGTCAGCGTTCCGGCGCGTCAATCATTCTCAAATCGCCGCCCATCGCCGCTATCCGCGCGAAGGATATGTTTATTGCTGA
- a CDS encoding prenyltransferase/squalene oxidase repeat-containing protein yields the protein MNTTFSRRTWIGGSAAMAASGLLGRKTSNGQDQRNANWETTTQKGLAWLRRTQSSRGHWNTQVYPTAIAALAGTAMIGNGSTTTQGPYANEIARTADFLISKSRSNGLIGDPKTDQRYTYGHGFAMLFLSQVLGEEGLLDRRKEIVDVLTRAVQFSGYAQTEAGGWGYVSAAEGNDFDEGSTTITQVQGLRGCRNAGIPVSGEVIDRAKNYIYGCKNKDGGISYSSRQRGSSRPAITAAALAALYNAGDYDSEHVPEMWQYTKKELHGISDGARSFGHWHYTYLYYSQVVYRQGEDLWKPFRTRLYDRIASEQRSDGFWDQGQIHPVYVTACNLIMMQLDYGYLPIYQR from the coding sequence ATGAATACAACTTTCAGCCGACGAACATGGATCGGCGGTTCTGCCGCGATGGCTGCTTCGGGCTTACTCGGCCGGAAGACGTCCAACGGACAAGATCAACGCAACGCAAACTGGGAAACGACCACCCAAAAAGGACTCGCGTGGCTGCGCCGCACCCAATCGTCGCGCGGTCATTGGAACACGCAGGTTTACCCCACCGCGATCGCGGCCTTGGCGGGCACCGCGATGATCGGCAACGGTTCAACAACCACTCAGGGACCGTATGCCAATGAAATCGCTCGGACCGCCGACTTCCTGATCAGCAAAAGCCGCAGCAACGGGTTGATCGGTGACCCAAAAACCGATCAACGCTACACCTACGGACACGGTTTCGCGATGCTGTTCCTGTCGCAAGTGCTCGGCGAAGAAGGCTTGCTCGACCGCCGCAAAGAAATCGTTGACGTACTCACCCGCGCGGTTCAGTTCAGCGGCTATGCCCAAACCGAAGCGGGAGGCTGGGGGTACGTTTCGGCGGCCGAAGGCAACGACTTTGACGAAGGCTCAACGACCATCACTCAAGTCCAAGGTCTTCGCGGGTGTCGCAACGCGGGGATCCCCGTTAGCGGCGAAGTCATCGACCGCGCGAAGAACTACATCTATGGATGCAAAAACAAAGACGGCGGAATCAGCTACAGCAGCCGACAACGTGGCAGCAGCCGTCCGGCAATCACCGCAGCCGCTTTGGCGGCGCTCTACAACGCCGGCGATTACGATAGCGAGCACGTTCCCGAGATGTGGCAGTACACCAAGAAAGAACTGCACGGAATCAGCGACGGCGCCCGCAGCTTTGGTCACTGGCACTACACGTATCTTTACTACAGCCAAGTCGTGTATCGCCAAGGCGAAGACCTCTGGAAACCGTTTCGCACGCGGTTGTACGACCGTATCGCCAGCGAGCAGCGTTCGGATGGGTTTTGGGACCAGGGCCAAATCCACCCCGTCTACGTCACCGCCTGTAACCTGATCATGATGCAACTCGACTACGGCTATCTCCCGATCTATCAACGCTAG
- a CDS encoding TIGR04282 family arsenosugar biosynthesis glycosyltransferase, with protein MAIRTLGLMAKYWRPGRVKTRLGASIGFTTAAQLHRLFCHHLIESLADCCDRRQIVVWPPEDAALLRDWLDSAIVSPPGEANWDIEVQSPGDLGDRMKHWFESSSSSTRSETCRILIGADCPLIDSDLIGEAIGLLGTNAPKAHDVVLGPARDGGYYLIGLQTWNGRFKSLFEDIPWSSESVLEATLDRANRAGLTVAMLDTLSDVDTEADLDDLRGAIDAGAGSPQAHQRLKRLNEQIESILSAEKRG; from the coding sequence TTGGCAATTCGAACTCTCGGCTTGATGGCCAAGTACTGGCGTCCCGGACGGGTGAAAACCAGACTCGGTGCCTCGATCGGATTCACAACGGCGGCGCAGCTGCATCGGCTTTTCTGCCATCATCTGATCGAATCATTAGCCGACTGCTGCGACCGACGTCAAATCGTGGTCTGGCCCCCCGAGGATGCCGCCTTGCTCCGCGACTGGCTCGATTCCGCTATCGTCAGCCCACCCGGAGAAGCAAACTGGGACATCGAAGTCCAAAGCCCAGGTGACCTTGGAGATCGCATGAAACACTGGTTCGAAAGCTCGTCCTCATCGACACGATCCGAGACGTGCCGAATCCTGATCGGTGCCGACTGCCCGCTGATCGATTCCGACCTGATCGGCGAAGCGATCGGACTGCTCGGAACCAATGCCCCAAAAGCCCATGACGTCGTCCTCGGCCCGGCCAGAGACGGCGGGTACTATCTCATTGGTCTACAGACTTGGAACGGTCGATTTAAAAGTTTGTTCGAGGACATCCCATGGAGCAGCGAATCCGTGCTCGAAGCGACGCTTGATCGCGCCAACCGTGCCGGACTGACCGTGGCGATGCTGGACACACTCAGTGACGTCGATACCGAAGCCGATCTCGACGACCTCCGCGGTGCGATCGATGCCGGGGCGGGTTCGCCGCAAGCACACCAGCGATTAAAAAGACTGAACGAACAAATCGAATCCATCCTATCGGCGGAGAAACGCGGGTGA
- a CDS encoding ABC transporter ATP-binding protein: MPIQPSRNRFRLYREMVRKRNAEKKPRSERGGGFHGSSRPTKKLGDRERGFRELVGQFWRLVRPHRRQIVTALALLTIAVGLRLIPPLGTKLAIDCVLTDPPKPLPGYLSAVDLPSDKMSRLVWISIAVVITTAVATAVHLVSRWTATKSVNQAQITIRRNVFEHAIRLPLDKVYDLKSGGVASLIREDAGGVAELIFSMLYNPWRAVIQFVGSLVILIFVDWKLMVGGMLLLPIVWVTHRTYINRIRPLYRDIRKQRQQIDSGATETFGGIRVVRTFSRSRSESNKFVHEGGFLVRQQLFTWWWTRIIETIWEVLIPIASTGLLLYGGYQIIHGQLTLGDMMMFLVYLTMLLDPLATIAASAVGFQNNLAGLDRILDVLESDNELPTNPNAVHVSRATTDGYLELRDVSFHYPETSSEVLQSVSLEVNAGETVALVGRSGAGKTTLTNLIARFYDPIAGSVLLDGRDLREINLESYRSLLGMVEQDVFLFDGTIADNIMYARRECSREELIAAATAAAAHDFIEKLPEGYDSVIGERGVKLSGGQRQRLAIARAILADPKILILDEATSNLDSESERLIQQSLERLLQDRTAFVIAHRLSTIRNADKIVVLEEGRVVEVGTHQELLSRQGRYEQMVHLQMSETHPAG, from the coding sequence ATGCCTATTCAACCAAGTCGCAACCGATTTCGCCTCTATCGAGAGATGGTCCGCAAACGCAATGCGGAAAAAAAGCCACGCAGTGAGCGTGGGGGTGGATTTCATGGCTCTTCGCGTCCTACCAAGAAGCTTGGGGATCGTGAGCGAGGGTTTCGGGAATTGGTCGGTCAGTTCTGGCGATTGGTGCGTCCCCACAGGCGGCAAATTGTCACTGCACTCGCGTTGCTGACAATCGCGGTTGGCTTGCGGCTGATCCCTCCGCTCGGGACCAAGTTAGCCATTGACTGTGTCTTGACCGATCCGCCGAAGCCGCTCCCCGGTTATTTGTCTGCGGTTGACTTGCCGAGCGATAAGATGTCGCGGTTGGTTTGGATCTCCATTGCAGTCGTCATCACAACCGCGGTTGCCACGGCGGTGCATTTGGTGAGTCGTTGGACGGCGACTAAATCGGTCAATCAAGCCCAGATCACGATTCGTCGAAATGTCTTCGAGCATGCGATTCGGCTGCCGTTGGACAAAGTTTATGATTTGAAGAGTGGCGGTGTTGCCAGCCTGATCCGCGAAGATGCTGGCGGAGTCGCCGAGTTGATCTTCTCGATGTTGTACAACCCGTGGCGGGCGGTGATCCAATTTGTTGGTAGCTTAGTGATCTTGATCTTCGTCGATTGGAAATTGATGGTCGGCGGGATGCTGCTGCTGCCGATCGTTTGGGTTACCCACCGGACTTATATCAACCGAATTCGTCCGCTCTACCGCGACATTCGCAAACAACGCCAACAGATCGACTCGGGGGCGACCGAAACCTTTGGTGGGATTCGTGTCGTCAGGACGTTTTCGCGGTCTCGTAGTGAATCCAACAAGTTCGTTCATGAAGGCGGCTTTCTCGTTCGCCAGCAGTTATTCACTTGGTGGTGGACTCGAATCATCGAAACGATTTGGGAGGTCTTGATTCCGATCGCATCGACGGGGCTGTTGCTTTACGGCGGTTACCAGATCATTCATGGCCAACTGACGCTCGGCGACATGATGATGTTTCTTGTCTATCTGACGATGCTGCTTGACCCGCTGGCGACGATCGCGGCGAGCGCGGTTGGATTTCAAAATAACCTCGCCGGTTTGGATCGCATTTTGGATGTGCTTGAGTCGGACAATGAACTGCCGACCAATCCGAACGCCGTGCATGTCAGCCGGGCGACGACCGATGGATATCTGGAACTTCGCGACGTTTCCTTTCATTATCCCGAGACATCAAGCGAAGTGTTGCAGAGTGTTTCGCTCGAAGTAAACGCCGGAGAAACCGTGGCACTCGTCGGCCGCAGCGGAGCCGGGAAAACGACGCTGACTAATCTGATCGCCCGTTTTTATGATCCGATCGCAGGCAGTGTTCTGTTGGACGGGCGTGACCTGCGCGAAATCAACTTGGAATCCTACCGCAGTTTGCTTGGGATGGTCGAACAGGACGTATTTCTGTTCGACGGAACGATCGCCGACAACATCATGTACGCCCGCCGCGAGTGCAGCCGCGAAGAATTGATCGCGGCGGCGACGGCGGCGGCGGCGCATGACTTTATCGAAAAGCTGCCCGAGGGGTATGACAGTGTGATCGGCGAACGCGGGGTAAAGCTTTCCGGTGGCCAGCGTCAGCGTTTGGCGATCGCCCGCGCGATCTTGGCCGATCCAAAAATACTGATCTTGGATGAAGCAACCAGCAATTTGGACAGCGAAAGCGAACGGCTGATTCAGCAATCGCTTGAGCGGCTGTTGCAAGATCGCACCGCGTTTGTGATCGCGCACCGGCTGAGTACGATCCGAAACGCCGACAAAATCGTGGTCCTGGAAGAGGGCAGGGTGGTTGAAGTCGGCACGCATCAAGAGCTGCTCTCTCGGCAGGGGCGCTACGAGCAAATGGTGCACTTGCAAATGTCCGAAACCCACCCGGCCGGATAG
- a CDS encoding outer membrane protein assembly factor BamB family protein gives MMKSIRFFCLVAMLCVSTIAEAQDANWPQWRGVNRDGHAAKQNLLQSWPTDGPSLAWSAKGLGTGYSACAVVGDLVYTMGSKDGQAVVDCLSLTDGTTRWSQAIGPAGQDDDYNTGWGAGQRSTPTVDGNQVFAWTDKGVVAALNRNNGDVQWSVDLVAKYGGKVPTWGYSASPLVDGNRVIVCPGGDNFLIGLNRRNGNQVWGSKGVSASAEYVSPIKATVGNKTFYVTASKPGLYGFDVKTGEKLFEDSATGNNIAVIPTPIVSGDLLYHTSAYGAGNVLLRLVPSADGLTSVSVYALNSKSMENHHGGVVLVDGVIYGFTKQSGGCWMAQDLASGESLWTERARPNRSGSICYADGRLYCYGDKDGSVELVEPSRDGFKSHGKLVIPQETSVPRKQGAIWAHPVVAGGKLIIRDQDLLYAFDVSAK, from the coding sequence ATGATGAAATCAATCCGATTCTTTTGCTTGGTCGCAATGCTTTGCGTCAGCACAATCGCAGAAGCTCAGGATGCCAATTGGCCCCAGTGGCGTGGCGTCAATCGTGATGGCCACGCGGCAAAACAAAACCTACTGCAGTCGTGGCCGACCGATGGCCCCAGTTTGGCATGGTCGGCCAAAGGTCTCGGCACTGGCTATTCGGCTTGCGCGGTGGTCGGAGATCTCGTTTACACGATGGGATCAAAGGACGGCCAAGCGGTGGTTGATTGTTTGTCACTCACCGACGGAACCACGCGTTGGTCGCAAGCGATCGGGCCTGCCGGTCAAGACGATGATTACAACACCGGTTGGGGGGCCGGCCAACGCTCGACACCAACGGTCGATGGCAACCAAGTGTTCGCGTGGACTGACAAAGGCGTGGTGGCCGCACTGAATCGAAACAACGGTGACGTGCAGTGGAGCGTTGACCTGGTGGCAAAGTATGGCGGCAAGGTTCCGACGTGGGGCTACAGCGCTTCACCATTAGTTGACGGTAACCGTGTGATCGTGTGTCCCGGCGGAGATAACTTTTTGATTGGACTTAACCGTCGCAACGGCAATCAAGTTTGGGGAAGCAAAGGCGTCAGTGCATCCGCCGAGTACGTTTCGCCGATCAAAGCGACCGTCGGGAACAAAACCTTCTATGTAACGGCCAGCAAACCTGGTTTGTATGGGTTCGACGTAAAGACGGGCGAAAAACTCTTCGAAGATTCTGCAACGGGCAATAACATCGCGGTGATTCCGACACCGATTGTCTCTGGCGATTTGCTCTATCACACAAGTGCCTATGGTGCCGGAAACGTCTTGCTTCGTTTGGTGCCTTCGGCCGACGGTTTAACATCGGTTTCGGTCTACGCATTGAATTCAAAATCGATGGAAAACCATCACGGTGGCGTCGTGCTTGTCGACGGTGTGATCTACGGGTTCACCAAACAAAGCGGCGGTTGTTGGATGGCTCAAGATCTTGCGTCGGGCGAATCGTTGTGGACCGAGCGGGCACGTCCCAACCGCAGTGGATCGATCTGCTATGCCGACGGGCGTTTGTACTGTTATGGCGACAAGGATGGTAGTGTTGAGCTAGTCGAACCCTCGCGCGACGGATTCAAATCGCACGGCAAGTTGGTCATTCCCCAAGAAACTTCGGTGCCACGGAAGCAAGGTGCGATCTGGGCGCACCCAGTCGTTGCGGGCGGCAAGTTGATCATTCGCGATCAAGATTTGTTGTACGCGTTCGACGTCAGCGCCAAGTAA
- a CDS encoding lysophospholipid acyltransferase family protein, whose translation MTVVFDRPYEFVPPIRSTVWPWVIQRLRLYDFYLRRKEGVVDYELRGIEHLKDAVNAEHSILLAPNHCRYADPLVMGWPGRHLGIHVHAMASWHLFNEGKLDAFAIRRMGGFSVFREGNDRKALEAAIEILVDGRRPLIVFPEGTTNRTNDELKPLLDGVAFMARTAAKRRQKLKQDPATEATAGSGQVVIQPVAIKYLCVEEIDRWAKEQLDRFEMQIGWNRMPDRDLRTRTIQLAEAMLALKETQYYGHSCGGPLPERRDKLIDHILTVTEAEMEIERPSEIVRERVRNLRATASSRFFSDAYDGQAKLDLRRYVESADLAQDLSSYPDSYLMEDQATDTRIVETIQRLQETINGKADHSIPLKAVIQFEKPITVETGRPPKGQRDPMMQSLEDSLKSMLSDLSQEARRV comes from the coding sequence ATGACTGTCGTTTTCGATCGGCCTTATGAATTTGTCCCACCGATTCGGTCGACCGTTTGGCCTTGGGTGATCCAACGTCTCCGCTTGTACGATTTTTACTTGCGGCGCAAGGAGGGTGTCGTCGACTACGAATTGCGTGGCATCGAACATCTAAAGGACGCGGTCAATGCCGAGCACTCGATCTTGCTCGCGCCAAATCACTGTCGTTACGCCGATCCGTTGGTGATGGGGTGGCCGGGACGGCATCTGGGAATCCATGTTCACGCGATGGCTTCGTGGCACTTGTTCAACGAAGGAAAACTCGATGCATTTGCGATTCGACGAATGGGCGGGTTCAGTGTGTTCCGCGAAGGGAATGACCGCAAAGCACTCGAGGCGGCGATCGAGATCTTGGTTGACGGACGCCGTCCGCTGATCGTTTTTCCCGAAGGCACGACCAATCGGACCAACGACGAATTAAAGCCGTTGCTCGACGGTGTCGCCTTCATGGCTCGGACCGCCGCGAAGCGACGACAAAAGCTAAAGCAAGATCCGGCGACCGAAGCCACCGCCGGAAGCGGGCAAGTGGTGATCCAGCCGGTTGCGATTAAGTACCTGTGCGTCGAAGAAATTGATCGCTGGGCCAAGGAACAACTTGATCGATTCGAAATGCAAATTGGTTGGAACCGAATGCCGGATCGGGACCTGCGGACGCGGACGATCCAACTCGCCGAAGCGATGTTGGCGCTCAAGGAAACGCAGTACTACGGGCATTCATGTGGTGGCCCGCTGCCGGAACGCCGCGACAAACTGATCGATCATATCTTGACGGTCACCGAGGCAGAGATGGAGATCGAACGCCCCTCAGAGATAGTCCGCGAACGGGTTCGCAACCTTCGCGCGACCGCTTCCAGTCGTTTCTTTAGCGATGCCTACGATGGTCAAGCCAAGCTCGACTTGCGGCGGTACGTCGAATCGGCCGACTTGGCCCAGGATCTGTCGTCATATCCGGACAGCTACTTGATGGAAGATCAAGCTACCGACACCCGGATTGTCGAAACGATTCAGCGACTACAGGAAACGATCAACGGCAAAGCGGACCATTCGATTCCCTTGAAAGCCGTGATCCAATTTGAAAAGCCAATCACAGTCGAAACCGGACGGCCACCCAAAGGTCAACGCGATCCCATGATGCAGTCCCTAGAGGATTCACTGAAATCGATGTTGTCTGACTTATCACAGGAAGCTCGACGGGTTTGA
- the mutM gene encoding bifunctional DNA-formamidopyrimidine glycosylase/DNA-(apurinic or apyrimidinic site) lyase produces MPELPEVETMRRGILPIVGHRVLAAECPPCDRRPILMEPSIRTINRKLVGQRINGINRLGKRVLIEFENGSTIVIEPRMTGLVLLADPPTVDHLRFRLRLQGDACEEMLFWDRRGLGTLRLLTPRELEQRVGAKLGKDALVIEAEELREKLARSRRAIKVALLDQTAVAGIGNLYAAEILFVAGIDPRRRCDQLSKPQFERIVAATRAVLYEAIDHEGSTLSDGTYRNALNESGGYQNYHRVYDRADQRCIRCGIGTIRRIVQAQRSTFFCPCCQKKRGLHPQVAEIEVSPN; encoded by the coding sequence ATGCCTGAATTACCCGAAGTCGAAACGATGCGGCGCGGAATCTTGCCGATTGTCGGACACCGGGTGCTAGCCGCCGAGTGCCCGCCTTGCGACCGACGCCCGATCCTAATGGAACCGTCGATCCGGACGATCAATCGCAAACTGGTCGGGCAACGAATCAACGGCATCAATCGCCTGGGAAAACGCGTCTTGATCGAATTTGAGAATGGTTCCACGATTGTCATCGAGCCTCGCATGACCGGACTGGTCTTATTGGCGGACCCACCGACGGTTGATCACCTTCGGTTTCGTTTGCGACTCCAAGGGGACGCCTGCGAGGAGATGCTGTTTTGGGATCGACGCGGACTGGGCACCCTGCGTCTACTCACTCCACGCGAACTTGAACAACGCGTCGGCGCAAAACTTGGCAAAGACGCGCTGGTGATCGAGGCAGAAGAATTGCGCGAAAAATTGGCTCGCAGCCGACGGGCAATCAAAGTCGCCTTGCTCGATCAAACCGCCGTCGCCGGGATCGGTAATTTGTACGCCGCCGAGATTCTGTTTGTCGCCGGAATCGATCCGCGTCGTCGTTGTGACCAACTGTCGAAGCCACAGTTCGAGCGAATCGTTGCCGCCACACGCGCCGTTTTGTACGAAGCGATCGATCACGAAGGTAGCACGCTGTCCGACGGCACGTATCGTAACGCGCTCAACGAGTCCGGTGGCTATCAGAACTATCACCGCGTCTACGATCGGGCAGATCAACGATGTATCCGCTGTGGCATCGGCACCATCCGGCGGATCGTCCAGGCCCAACGAAGTACTTTTTTCTGCCCGTGCTGCCAGAAAAAGCGGGGCCTGCACCCCCAGGTTGCCGAAATCGAAGTGTCGCCGAACTAG